The following proteins are encoded in a genomic region of Candidatus Thermoplasmatota archaeon:
- a CDS encoding cation:proton antiporter, with protein sequence MDISLASILDNMLSDVWFQLTFLLVVSLFASLIFARFGQPKVIGYIVVGVVIGPSVLGIITPAAGEVSGLPEVIQMLALLGSIILLFMIGLECDLKEVYTKRSIAIAVGGVLLPWLGGFLVAGLFGYDTIDAVFIGTALVATSVAVTAGVTSELGMIGTPVAYAIIGAAVVDDVLGMVALSISKNFPEGAIDPLSILLLVGGAVLFIVLGSWIGSRFLTKLVFNVQVSGYRRKLPMSGFVLALSIAFLYSFIAETIQISAVVGAFVAGTAFSGSVLRDGFRKGTQYLEALFVPIFFVSLGVVVDISGMLDAILFGVVLTVVAVLTKIVGCGLPARLTGMKFWDSMAVGVGMTPRLEIAFIIAYVGLSSGMIGPDVYSVVVFMGLVTALFAPFLLRKSLERGGHVMLPS encoded by the coding sequence ATGGACATATCACTGGCATCGATATTGGACAACATGCTCTCGGATGTCTGGTTCCAGCTCACGTTCCTCCTAGTGGTATCGCTGTTCGCGAGCTTGATCTTCGCACGGTTCGGCCAGCCCAAGGTTATCGGATACATCGTTGTGGGCGTGGTCATCGGACCGAGCGTTCTGGGCATAATAACGCCCGCTGCGGGCGAGGTCTCGGGCCTCCCCGAGGTCATTCAGATGCTCGCGCTGCTCGGGTCGATCATCCTGCTGTTCATGATAGGGCTCGAGTGCGACCTGAAGGAGGTGTACACGAAGCGCTCGATAGCGATCGCCGTCGGTGGTGTCCTCCTTCCGTGGTTGGGCGGATTCCTCGTCGCGGGCCTGTTCGGATACGACACGATTGATGCGGTCTTCATCGGCACGGCGCTCGTGGCCACAAGCGTGGCCGTCACCGCGGGCGTGACTTCTGAACTTGGCATGATCGGCACCCCCGTGGCCTACGCCATCATCGGGGCGGCAGTGGTGGACGATGTTCTCGGCATGGTCGCCCTCTCGATCTCGAAGAACTTCCCCGAGGGTGCGATCGACCCGTTGAGCATACTGCTGTTGGTCGGAGGCGCGGTCCTGTTCATCGTGCTGGGCTCCTGGATAGGCTCCAGGTTCCTCACGAAACTCGTGTTCAACGTCCAGGTCTCAGGATATCGCCGAAAGCTCCCCATGAGCGGGTTCGTCCTCGCCCTTTCGATCGCGTTCCTCTATTCCTTCATCGCTGAGACCATCCAGATATCTGCAGTCGTTGGGGCGTTCGTGGCCGGGACGGCCTTCTCTGGATCCGTTCTCAGGGACGGGTTCAGGAAGGGAACGCAGTACCTCGAGGCGCTTTTCGTGCCCATATTCTTCGTCTCGCTCGGGGTCGTAGTGGATATCAGCGGCATGCTGGATGCCATATTGTTCGGTGTGGTCCTCACAGTCGTCGCCGTGCTCACCAAGATCGTTGGATGCGGCCTTCCGGCCAGGTTGACGGGCATGAAGTTCTGGGACTCGATGGCGGTCGGCGTGGGAATGACTCCCAGGCTCGAGATCGCATTCATCATTGCGTACGTGGGGCTGTCAAGCGGGATGATCGGACCCGACGTCTATTCCGTAGTTGTCTTCATGGGACTCGTGACCGCCCTCTTCGCCCCGTTCCTGCTCAGGAAATCTCTTGAGCGGGGAGGGCACGTAATGCTTCCATCGTGA
- a CDS encoding lamin tail domain-containing protein — protein MAMSIRTVGLGSSLSKLRSMNRDRAGQVSFAVIAVVLLTASAITGTYMAKSQLDRAQDERRQKLLDAMEDAAGDVIQELSLCGASKAHETVSSWTRFPVNESDISDAYSDKVSMYIGTSYPRSEGKFAVEVSNWTGGLFFIERKTLDLVPQEANGTEELEIDGIKMDYEKLPSPSAEVMGETTANPYYVALGNFSIRVSVKNVALVKQSSFQRPIVSALPFLESKLRAFEGASDGELSDLGRLLGYMLSTLCELRVLEGYGQPMYSGRETSQVLTEDDVYRAVAVGLLLEQARVFRTVDHGFAAQVADACGGGYPGIDAFLSPKERTLDAAELFLWFLGITKPQIDSRMIIAQAVFGLSDALALRIMDYMGWLGQLDLAKGLLDSMHSTIDSFVSFLTGVDKSWIAVVSWIGKTLKMTGADPRAYSELFSSPEDFSVLVPERQYFVEDASGNLYPVWVGNMSCPVNVPQYDLLSSAKWKDFYASYKECQASFRTQLADGITRLAFDIADLAQLDMNETVVDPTDGRDIFESLVHGSGEVDLRLERTSLAQRGKNLPMFSSNYQLATRFGQFVNANGLSLVNRTGLLQATYSDLATSVAASARYAYIPDLVVPVEQQIEDIVRHDVELDAGWGVGAATASFLDGISARDLERLVALVNMSIVKADDGFMGPLVDSVANMIAWGTDTLPGLEQLVEMQLSAFARQVLEQKEFSAHKRHVQVGLGGTFEFWEGDKTSAAGNARVMNESLNVSVQSGLPPMQTVPFDASAGYDSLENLFPTDNMLVQVKGPWDFDSSIASYPNLHLTSADNETLKPYSTQWTVSVLGVLSLALSTHNSAMQSILSDGGTESRRSIRIEVCVPVVVHSAWPLQGVVYNPTNTALADGLAAARVCYDILWDKLGPVLGWVKDGMEMIYKFVSDAFDVLARFANRMIKYITEAMQTLIENLQEYIQKVADSALGKAIRWFIDITGRVEFRFSMYGFLIIVQTNLPDLIYRNGNDMLRIIVCTDRFGPGIAFGVRIARLTDGSYDILANATLVLKNGVVNVLIDPLMHIMRRLVEVHCTAKTWGMDIVMPEVEPYDLASVSTSQIPGVGTFLSNIPIPILGLSASIEAGMELKYSPPFPTDVVVNEFESNPHGDDSGKEWVELYNPLGVPKCVDGWMVSTVHGRNSAMRISGTIAPNGLLTFAFPETSVDNGEPGDPFNNGDSIVLTDPAGVPVDSTPMLRDGGNDEKTNQRSWDGGPKWVFRQGSKGGSNGVPVLLASEDFIVKALFEAFKEAFIQTQLQEVSASLDFVLLFAKRVLNNFIENLLSLVKEIIHAVIFYVKVVLSDASGTAGVGMRQSFVVTGEAIVDLLRWLVHTLATFIVNLGRPSNPIVYPTFPKSIFSELYLSFEVLFTVGMPKMVRVLGAVGDLGHDFTMAVSISPNIPALGKVMGRNWGNWSVEFGAYLEGVPAGFAMGFLVVEAGKYIDFWLFKGRVYGL, from the coding sequence ATGGCTATGAGTATCAGGACCGTCGGGCTGGGAAGCAGTCTTTCGAAGCTCAGAAGCATGAATAGGGACAGGGCGGGACAGGTCTCATTCGCTGTCATCGCGGTCGTTCTGCTGACCGCCTCTGCGATAACCGGAACATACATGGCAAAGAGCCAGCTGGATCGGGCCCAGGATGAGAGGCGACAGAAGCTTCTGGACGCCATGGAGGACGCCGCTGGGGATGTCATCCAGGAGCTGAGCTTGTGCGGTGCATCAAAGGCCCACGAGACAGTCTCCTCATGGACCAGGTTTCCGGTGAACGAGTCCGATATCTCGGACGCTTACTCGGACAAGGTGTCGATGTACATAGGCACGAGCTATCCGCGATCCGAGGGGAAGTTCGCGGTCGAGGTCTCCAACTGGACGGGGGGACTATTCTTCATCGAGCGAAAGACGCTGGACCTCGTCCCTCAGGAGGCCAACGGCACAGAGGAATTGGAAATCGACGGTATCAAGATGGACTACGAGAAGCTTCCATCGCCGTCCGCAGAAGTGATGGGCGAGACGACCGCGAACCCGTACTACGTGGCTCTTGGCAACTTCTCAATCAGGGTGTCGGTCAAGAACGTCGCGCTCGTCAAGCAATCGTCGTTCCAGAGACCGATTGTGTCCGCCCTCCCATTTCTGGAGTCCAAGCTTAGGGCGTTCGAGGGGGCATCCGATGGCGAGCTTTCCGACCTGGGTCGACTGCTCGGGTACATGCTGAGCACTCTCTGCGAACTGAGGGTGCTCGAGGGCTATGGCCAGCCGATGTACTCTGGCAGGGAGACCTCTCAAGTGCTCACGGAGGACGATGTGTACCGCGCGGTCGCCGTCGGGCTGCTCCTCGAGCAAGCTAGGGTCTTCAGGACTGTGGACCATGGATTCGCGGCCCAGGTCGCGGATGCCTGCGGAGGCGGGTATCCCGGCATCGACGCCTTCCTAAGTCCCAAGGAGCGAACGCTCGACGCAGCCGAACTCTTCCTGTGGTTCTTGGGAATCACCAAGCCTCAGATCGATTCTCGGATGATCATCGCCCAAGCGGTCTTCGGCTTGTCCGATGCGCTCGCGCTAAGGATCATGGACTACATGGGCTGGCTAGGTCAGCTGGACTTGGCTAAGGGCCTGTTGGACTCCATGCACAGCACGATCGATTCGTTCGTCTCGTTCCTAACGGGCGTCGACAAATCCTGGATCGCCGTCGTGTCATGGATAGGCAAGACGCTGAAGATGACTGGGGCCGACCCAAGGGCGTACTCGGAGTTGTTCTCCTCGCCCGAGGACTTCTCAGTACTCGTGCCGGAGAGGCAGTACTTCGTGGAGGACGCCTCTGGGAACCTGTATCCTGTCTGGGTCGGGAACATGTCGTGCCCTGTGAACGTCCCGCAGTACGACCTCCTTTCTTCAGCCAAATGGAAGGACTTCTATGCTTCCTACAAGGAATGCCAGGCGAGTTTCAGAACGCAGCTGGCGGACGGCATCACAAGACTGGCGTTCGACATCGCCGACCTCGCTCAGCTCGACATGAATGAGACCGTCGTCGACCCCACTGACGGCCGGGACATTTTCGAGTCGCTGGTTCACGGTTCGGGGGAGGTCGACCTTAGATTGGAGCGGACATCACTTGCCCAAAGAGGGAAGAATCTTCCTATGTTCTCGTCGAACTATCAGCTGGCCACGAGGTTCGGCCAGTTCGTGAATGCGAACGGCCTTTCGCTCGTGAACCGGACAGGCCTGCTCCAGGCGACCTATTCCGACCTGGCAACCTCCGTGGCCGCCTCCGCAAGGTACGCCTACATACCCGACCTTGTCGTTCCAGTCGAGCAGCAGATCGAGGACATTGTGAGGCACGACGTCGAGCTGGACGCGGGCTGGGGCGTGGGCGCGGCGACCGCCTCATTTCTGGATGGCATCTCTGCAAGGGACCTCGAACGGCTTGTGGCCCTTGTCAACATGTCCATCGTGAAGGCTGATGACGGCTTCATGGGTCCGTTGGTGGATTCGGTCGCAAACATGATAGCCTGGGGCACGGACACGCTCCCCGGCCTGGAGCAGCTGGTGGAGATGCAGCTCTCTGCATTTGCGCGGCAGGTTCTGGAACAGAAGGAGTTCTCCGCCCACAAACGGCATGTCCAGGTAGGGTTGGGCGGAACCTTCGAGTTCTGGGAGGGCGACAAGACCTCCGCCGCAGGAAATGCCCGGGTCATGAACGAGTCGTTGAACGTGTCCGTCCAGTCCGGGCTGCCGCCCATGCAAACGGTGCCTTTCGACGCATCCGCAGGATACGATTCTCTGGAAAACCTGTTCCCAACGGACAACATGCTGGTCCAGGTCAAGGGACCTTGGGACTTCGATTCAAGCATCGCCTCATATCCCAACCTCCATTTGACATCGGCCGACAATGAGACTCTGAAACCGTACTCGACCCAGTGGACTGTCTCCGTCCTAGGAGTCCTGAGCCTGGCGCTTTCGACGCACAACTCCGCTATGCAGTCGATCCTATCCGATGGAGGAACGGAATCGAGGAGGAGCATACGGATAGAAGTATGCGTCCCAGTTGTTGTGCATTCCGCATGGCCTCTCCAGGGTGTGGTCTACAATCCCACCAACACCGCGCTCGCTGACGGGCTGGCTGCAGCGAGGGTGTGCTACGATATCCTCTGGGACAAGCTCGGGCCGGTGCTTGGGTGGGTCAAGGACGGCATGGAGATGATCTACAAGTTCGTCTCCGATGCGTTCGATGTCCTTGCGCGTTTCGCAAATCGCATGATAAAGTACATCACAGAGGCCATGCAGACATTGATCGAGAACCTCCAGGAGTACATACAGAAAGTGGCGGACTCCGCGCTCGGAAAAGCCATCAGATGGTTCATCGACATCACTGGACGGGTCGAGTTCAGGTTCTCCATGTACGGCTTCCTGATAATCGTTCAAACGAACCTTCCGGACCTGATCTACCGGAACGGGAACGACATGCTGAGGATAATCGTCTGCACTGATAGGTTCGGTCCAGGCATCGCTTTCGGCGTGCGAATCGCGAGGCTCACGGACGGCAGCTATGACATACTCGCGAACGCCACACTGGTGCTGAAGAACGGTGTGGTCAACGTGCTCATCGACCCGCTCATGCACATAATGAGGCGCCTGGTGGAGGTGCATTGCACCGCCAAGACATGGGGCATGGACATCGTCATGCCGGAGGTCGAGCCGTACGATCTCGCAAGCGTGAGCACGTCCCAGATCCCTGGTGTAGGGACTTTCCTCTCCAACATACCTATTCCAATCCTTGGGCTCTCGGCATCCATCGAAGCTGGTATGGAACTCAAGTACTCGCCGCCATTCCCGACCGATGTCGTCGTCAACGAGTTCGAGTCGAACCCGCACGGGGACGATTCAGGAAAGGAATGGGTGGAGCTCTACAACCCTCTAGGGGTGCCCAAATGCGTCGACGGCTGGATGGTCTCCACGGTCCACGGCAGGAACAGCGCCATGAGGATATCGGGCACGATAGCTCCAAACGGGCTCCTGACCTTCGCGTTCCCCGAGACATCGGTGGACAACGGCGAACCTGGGGATCCGTTCAACAACGGTGACTCGATAGTCCTCACGGACCCAGCCGGGGTGCCCGTCGATTCAACGCCAATGCTGAGAGACGGGGGCAATGACGAGAAGACGAACCAGCGCAGTTGGGACGGCGGCCCCAAGTGGGTTTTCAGGCAAGGGAGCAAGGGCGGCTCCAACGGAGTGCCCGTCCTTCTGGCCAGCGAGGACTTCATCGTCAAGGCGTTGTTCGAGGCGTTCAAGGAGGCCTTTATACAGACACAGCTGCAGGAGGTCTCCGCCTCCCTGGACTTCGTCTTGCTGTTCGCGAAGCGCGTGCTGAACAACTTCATAGAGAACCTGCTCTCCCTGGTCAAGGAGATCATCCACGCGGTGATCTTCTATGTCAAAGTAGTACTGAGCGACGCCTCGGGGACGGCAGGGGTCGGGATGAGGCAGTCCTTTGTCGTCACGGGCGAGGCCATCGTCGATCTGCTCCGATGGCTCGTACATACGCTCGCCACCTTCATAGTGAACCTTGGCAGGCCGAGCAACCCGATCGTCTATCCGACCTTCCCGAAGAGCATCTTCTCTGAGCTGTACCTCTCCTTCGAGGTGCTGTTCACGGTGGGCATGCCAAAGATGGTCCGCGTCCTGGGCGCGGTTGGGGACTTGGGCCACGACTTCACGATGGCGGTGTCGATCTCCCCCAACATCCCAGCGCTGGGCAAGGTGATGGGAAGGAACTGGGGCAACTGGAGCGTCGAGTTCGGAGCTTACCTAGAAGGAGTGCCCGCAGGGTTCGCAATGGGGTTCCTCGTTGTCGAGGCTGGGAAGTACATCGATTTTTGGCTTTTCAAGGGGAGAGTGTATGGTCTCTGA
- a CDS encoding YhbY family RNA-binding protein: MATDKKTIIELRGKAQSLPCTVHIGKEGVTDTVLEELSMQLKKNKLVKVRLLPAVEGDRKASGQELAEATSSTMVEVRGRTVVLAKE, from the coding sequence ATGGCGACGGACAAGAAGACGATAATCGAGCTCCGAGGCAAGGCGCAGTCCTTGCCCTGCACGGTCCATATCGGAAAGGAAGGCGTCACCGACACGGTTCTGGAGGAACTGTCCATGCAGCTCAAGAAGAACAAGCTCGTGAAAGTGAGGCTGCTGCCGGCCGTGGAAGGCGACAGGAAGGCTTCGGGTCAGGAGCTAGCAGAGGCCACATCCTCCACGATGGTGGAAGTGAGAGGCCGGACGGTCGTGCTCGCCAAGGAATGA
- the serS gene encoding serine--tRNA ligase — MLDAKFIRDNEELVRQSLKNRNYDLSVLEKFLELDTKWRALTEEGNALRKKRNEVSEQVPKLSTEQKQTVITEMRAIADRIRIIESSVKGLEADRDDTLLNMPNIPDPSVPVGTSANDSKIVKTWGNLRKFDFKPLSHWEIGEKLDILDFERGAKVAGTGFYLLKGDGARLERALIQFMLDLHHDQGYEELFPPIVINRKACVGTGQLPKMHDDMYWIERDDMYLNPTAEVPVTNLYADEILKREQLPIYHTAYLPSFRREAGKHIETKGIARVHQFNKVELVKFVLPETSQQELETLLADAEAVVQGLKLPYRVRLLCTADTGFHSSKTYDIEAYAPAMDQWLEVSSCSDFKEFQARRAMIKFRREPHLKSEFVHTLNGSGIALPRTMIAVLDNYQNKDGTVTIPEVLKPYMKGQQTIG, encoded by the coding sequence TTGCTCGACGCCAAGTTCATCCGGGACAACGAGGAGTTGGTCCGACAATCACTGAAGAACAGGAACTACGACCTCTCCGTTCTCGAGAAGTTCTTGGAGCTTGACACGAAGTGGAGAGCCCTCACAGAGGAGGGGAACGCCCTCAGGAAGAAGCGCAACGAGGTCTCCGAGCAGGTCCCTAAGCTGAGCACAGAGCAGAAGCAGACTGTGATAACCGAGATGAGGGCCATAGCGGACAGGATTCGAATCATCGAGAGTTCTGTAAAGGGTTTGGAGGCCGACAGGGACGACACGCTCCTCAACATGCCGAACATACCAGACCCGAGCGTCCCGGTCGGCACGAGCGCTAACGACAGTAAGATAGTCAAGACATGGGGGAACCTCAGGAAGTTCGATTTCAAACCGCTCTCCCACTGGGAGATAGGGGAGAAGCTGGACATCCTGGACTTCGAGAGAGGGGCCAAGGTCGCCGGCACTGGATTCTACTTACTGAAGGGAGACGGTGCGAGGCTGGAGAGGGCGCTGATACAGTTCATGCTCGATCTTCACCACGACCAAGGATACGAGGAACTCTTCCCGCCAATCGTGATCAACAGGAAGGCGTGCGTCGGCACGGGACAGCTGCCGAAGATGCACGACGACATGTACTGGATCGAGAGAGACGACATGTACCTCAACCCGACTGCGGAGGTCCCGGTCACGAACCTCTACGCGGACGAGATACTCAAGAGGGAGCAACTGCCGATCTACCACACGGCCTATCTGCCTTCGTTCAGACGGGAGGCGGGGAAGCATATCGAGACGAAGGGTATCGCTCGTGTCCATCAGTTCAACAAGGTCGAGCTCGTCAAGTTCGTCCTCCCTGAGACCTCGCAGCAGGAACTGGAGACACTTCTCGCAGATGCTGAGGCCGTCGTACAAGGGCTGAAGCTGCCCTACAGGGTCAGGCTCCTGTGCACGGCAGACACAGGGTTCCACTCTTCGAAGACATACGACATCGAGGCGTACGCCCCTGCCATGGACCAATGGCTGGAAGTCTCTTCGTGCAGCGATTTCAAGGAGTTCCAGGCACGGAGGGCGATGATCAAGTTCAGGAGGGAGCCGCATCTCAAGAGCGAGTTCGTGCACACGCTGAACGGTTCGGGGATCGCGCTCCCTAGGACTATGATAGCCGTCCTCGACAACTACCAGAACAAGGACGGCACGGTGACGATACCAGAAGTCCTCAAGCCGTACATGAAAGGACAACAGACCATCGGGTGA